The following proteins come from a genomic window of Chaetodon auriga isolate fChaAug3 chromosome 16, fChaAug3.hap1, whole genome shotgun sequence:
- the tbc1d16 gene encoding TBC1 domain family member 16: MSLGRLLRRASSKASDLLTFNPGAGGTSLRTGLDGEVIFSKNNVCVHPAEHLPGLAEHHPGYLCVHTEKDESLGTTLILTWVPNSRIQRQDEEALRYITPESSPVRRNARRRGRRPHSRHPAAQEEDEDEERNITSSTSAESQSLAVEAGADPSSHQQQLPSAGEEGDEGSCELSDEVSRDSTMGSDSDTFSSPFCLSPVSEALCESSGSVFLDSESRELCEESMTHSASSASSLDSHAPSESSGQSQGARWEEQQKVLALEQLCGVFRVDLGHMRSLRLFFSDEACTSGQLVIASRESQYKILHFHHAGLDKLAEVFQQWKCCRETQLKDQVTVEKSCMQFSIQRPTLPSAETHPEEKLYRRLDVTTWLRHLNHSGQVEEEYKLRKAIFFGGIDPSIRGEVWPFLLHYYSYDSTSQEREAWRLQKRTHYHDIQQRRLSMSPEEHSEFWRKVQFTVDKDVVRTDRSNHFFRGENNPNVEIMRRILLNYAVFNPDMGYCQGMSDLVAPLLTEIQDESDTFWCFVGLMENTIFISSPRDEDMERQLMYLRELLRLMLPRFHQHLTRLGEDGLQLLFCHRWILLCFKREFPDTEALRMWEACWAHYQTDYFHLFLCVAIIVLYGEDVTEQQLATDQMLLHFSNLSMHMNGELVLRKARSLLYQFRLLPRIPCSLHDLCKLCGPGMWDSRYIPTVECSGEHPDSQSCPYGGTSTPQPSSPSPSSTPSPSPNTTTTPPPVGKKGSKTRDIFTFRKQS; this comes from the exons ATGTCTCTGGGTCGGCTCCTGCGGCGCGCCTCCTCCAAGGCCTCCGACCTCCTGACCTTTAACCCCGGGGCGGGGGGCACATCGTTGCGCACGGGCCTGGATGGCGAGGTCATCTTCTCCAAAAATAATGTCTGTGTGCACCCTGCGGAGCACCTGCCCGGCCTGGCGGAGCACCACCCAG GCtacctgtgtgtgcacacgGAGAAGGATGAGAGCCTGGGCACCACCCTGATACTGACCTGGGTGCCCAACTCCCGCATCCAGAGACAGGATGAGGAGGCATTGCGCTACATCACACCGGAGAGCTCCCCTGTACGCAGGAACGCACGCCGCCGAGGCCGACG ACCCCATTCCCGTCACCCAGCAGcccaggaggaagatgaggatgaggagaggaacaTCACCAGCAGCACCTCCGCAGAGAGCCAGAGCCTGGCGGTCGAGGCCGGAGCGGATCCCTCCtcgcaccagcagcagctgccctCGGCGGGGGAAGAAGGCGACGAGGGCTCCTGCGAGCTGTCGGACGAAGTGAGTCGGGACAGCACCATGGGCTCGGACTCGGACaccttctcctcccccttctgCTTGTCCCCCGTCAGTGAGGCCCTGTGTGAAAGCAGCGGCTCTGTCTTCCTGGACAGCGAAAGCAG gGAGCTGTGCGAGGAGTCCATGACCCACTCCGCGAGCTCCGCCTCCAGCCTGGACAGCCACGCCCCGTCCGAGAGCAGCGGCCAGTCGCAGGGCGCGCGGtgggaggagcagcagaaggTGCTGGCTCTGGAGCAGTTGTGCGGCGTTTTCAGGGTGGACCTGGGTCACATGAGGTCGCTGAGACTCTTCTTCAG TGATGAGGCGTGTACCAGTGGCCAGCTGGTGATAGCCAGCAGAGAGAGCCAATATAAGATCCTCCACTTCCATCATGCTGGCCTGGACAAGCTGGCTGAGGTCTTCCAACAGTGGAAGTGCTGCAGGGAAACTCAGCTTAAAGACCAG GTGACAGTTGAGAAATCCTGCATGCAGTTTTCCATCCAGAGGCCCACCCTTCCGTCGGCTGAGACCCACCCAGAGGAGAAGCTTTATCGGCGGCTGGACGTCACCACCTGGCTGCGCCACCTCAACCACAGtgggcaggtggaggaggagtatAAGCTACGCAAG GCCATCTTCTTTGGTGGTATCGACCCATCCATCCGTGGCGAGGTGTGGCCCTTCCTGCTGCACTACTACAGCTATGACTCCACCTCTCAGGAGAGGGAGGCCTGGAGGCTGCAAAAACGCACGCACTATCATGACATccagcagaggag GCTGTCCATGAGCCCGGAGGAGCACAGCGAGTTCTGGAGGAAGGTCCAGTTCACAGTGGACAAAGACGTGGTGAGAACAGACCGCAGTAACCACTTCTTCAGAGGAGAGAATAACCCCAACGTGGAGATCATGAG GCGGATTCTGCTCAACTATGCAGTGTTTAATCCAGACATGGGCTACTGCCAGGGCATGTCTGACCTGGTCGCCCCCCTGCTCACTGAGATCCAGGATGAAAGCGACACCTTCTGGTGCTTCGTCGGCCTCATGGAGAACACCATCTTCATTAGCTCACCTCGTGATGAGGACATGGAGAGGCAGCTG ATGTACCTGCGGGAGCTGCTGCGTCTCATGCTGCCTCGCTTCCACCAGCACCTCACCAGGCTGGGGGAGGACGGCCTCCAGCTGCTCTTCTGCCACCGCTGGATCCTGCTCTGCTTCAAACGAGAGTTCCCCGACACCGAGGCTCTGCGAATGTGGGAGGCCTGCTGGGCACACTACCAG ACGGACTACTTCCACCTGTTCCTGTGTGTGGCCATCATCGTCCTCTACGGGGAGGATGTGACCGAACAGCAGCTCGCCACTGACCAAATGTTGCTCCACTTCAGCAACCTCTCCATGCACATGAATGGAGAACTGGTGCTACGCAAG GCCCGCAGCCTCCTCTACCAGTTCCGCCTCCTCCCCAGAATCCCATGCAGCCTACACGACCTCTGTAAACTGTGTGGCCCGGGGATGTGGGACAGCCGCTACATCCCCACTGTGGAGTGTTCTGGTGAACACCCAGACTCGCAGAGCTGCCCCTATGGAGGCACCTCCACCCCCCagccctcctcaccctccccgTCGTCCACGCCTTCGCCCTCACCAAACACCACCACCACGCCTCCACCGGTGGGCAAGAAAGGCTCCAAAACCCGTGATATTTTCACCTTCCGGAAACAGTCCTGA